The nucleotide window TCATGGCATAATAAGATTGATAAAATAACCAAGAATAAAGTATATATGTATACAACAAACTCAAATGAAGTAAAAAAATTTGTTAATAAAAAACTAGGCGTTTCGAAAGATAAAATAAAAGTTATATACAACGGACTAAATCTCGACAAATTTTCAAAAAAACAAGAAATAAACAAAATAAAAAAAGAGTTCAATATTAAAGATGAAATACTTATATCTATGGTTGCAAATTTTAGAGAGCAAAAAGACCATATAACATTAATTGACGCAATAAAAATACTAAACGAGAAAGGAGAAAAAATAAAATGTCTCTTCGTAGGATCGGGATCTACAGAAAACAAAATAAAAAGATTAATTAGAGAAAAAAAACTCGATAAAAAAATAATACTTACAGGAGATAGGACTGATGTGGCGACAATAGTTCAAGCTTCAGATTTGTTTGTTCTAGCAACGCATTATGAAGGCTCACCAAACGTCGTTATAGAAGCAATGGCAGCCAAAACTCCCGTCGTGGTTACAAACATACCTGAAATACGAGAGTTTGTCAAACACGAAGAGAATGGGTTATTATACAAACACAAAAATAGTGTTGATTTAGCAAATAAAATAAATCAATTAATCGAGAACAATAAATTAAAATCAAAATTAGTAAAAGAGGGAGAGAAAACAACAAACCTTTTTAAAACAAAGAGAATGATTGAAGAATATCAAAAAATCATTCAGGAGATAATTTAAAATGAGAAAAATTGTAAAAGAATACGTTGGAATAACATCAAAGATACTTCCATTCAAGGAACCAATCTATGAATTTGGAGCACTTAAAGTTCCAGGGCAAGAAAAAAAAGCAGATTTAAGACCTTTTTTTAAGGGAAAGGAATACATTGGAACGGATATGCGAAAAGGCCCAGGAGTTGACAAAATACTTAATTTACACAAATTAGATTTGCCAAAAAATTCAGTAGGTAGTGCAATAGTTATGGATACCTTAGAACATGTAGAGTATCCTGGAAAAGCA belongs to Candidatus Woesearchaeota archaeon and includes:
- a CDS encoding glycosyltransferase: MNKIKVFFTIGALYQGGAEHQLELLTTNIDKNKFDIQVISFYGKGDVGKRIEEKGVKVKYLNPQIEPKGINYKTIKATIRSYSKLKKIAKKEKPQVIISFLPHANIISRLVASKLKIRNISSIRVKELGFSWHNKIDKITKNKVYMYTTNSNEVKKFVNKKLGVSKDKIKVIYNGLNLDKFSKKQEINKIKKEFNIKDEILISMVANFREQKDHITLIDAIKILNEKGEKIKCLFVGSGSTENKIKRLIREKKLDKKIILTGDRTDVATIVQASDLFVLATHYEGSPNVVIEAMAAKTPVVVTNIPEIREFVKHEENGLLYKHKNSVDLANKINQLIENNKLKSKLVKEGEKTTNLFKTKRMIEEYQKIIQEII